The sequence CTCCTACCCATGCGAGATGGTTGTATGAAGGAGGACAAAAATGTCCCCACCGTAGATGAATGTATTGAGGAAGCTAAATAAAAATAAGAAAAAATGGTCATTAATTCCTTTCCTAACACTATAGCGCCCATGGATATTTGTAGGACACATTCACGAGCACACTAAAATTAAAATAACCTTGAAGCCAACTAGGGGCTTTTGGGGGCGCCTTGGGCATTTCGCTCGCTATCCCTAACTACAAGTTGAGTTTGAGCATTTCGCTTGCTATCACTAAAATTAAAATAATCCTTGAAGACAAATATTACTAGGGGAATATTTGTCTTTTTTTTCTCCACTTACAAGTTGAATTTCAAGTTTATATTTGACTGAGTATATCAAAACGTATGCTAGGAAAATATGTTAATAATAATTTTCATTATTTTATATTTAGTTTTGTACCATTAAAGTTCTGATATTATTTGTTATTTGATCCCTAACCGATCAAAATAATTATGAAAAGTTATAATATATTTTTAGACTAAGTTATGACATTAGCTACTAACCATCAAAATTTGGACTAAAAGTCAGTTTTATAGataaaaaaatttaaaaaaatGTTTAAGGTTTAGATTGAACCCACTCAAATAGGTCAAGGGATAAATTAAACTAATAAAATACTTAGGGTCATATGGACATTGTCCATAAGTGAGAGTAGTAGTATAAAATACTAACCACATATGGGCATGTGGCACATGAATGAACTGTTGATGTCAGCTTCGCATGCCTCGTTGATTGAAAAGTACTCTTCTCCTGCATGCATGATTGATGACGGAGACTATAGGTAATACAACAAACCGGCTCTATAATAAGTGATTTTATGCATTTCCTTATCTTGCTTCTCCGTCGCATTCTTTTCCAGAATTGAAATAAAGGGTCCCAACACTCAAATCAGAAATATTTGGCCAATAATTGCGTAGCCCGTCGTCACATTTTGGTCATCCATAAATTAATTACCATCTCTCATGTTTCTTAAGCTGGGTATCTGAAAACGATATGAGTTTGTTTGGAAATTTAGTttttaaaagtatattctttcacAATGCAGGACGTGAAATGGGGCGAGATCAGCATGATGGAGGCGGAGCGTCGGCTCCTGGCGCACGCGCTGCTGGACGACCACGCCAACGCGCGCTTCGTCCTGCTGTCGGAGACGCACGTCCCACTGTTCGACTTCCCCACGGTCTACTCCTACCTCGTCAACTCCACCAAGCTGTACCTCGAGTCCTACGACCAGCCGGGCCCCACGGGCCGCGGCCGCTACAGCCGCCGCATGAGCCCCGTCGTGGCCGCCGGACAGTGGCGCAAGGGCTCCCAGTGGTTCGACCTAGACCGGGGTCTCGCCGTCGACGTCGTCGCCGACCGCGTCTACTTCCCGCTCTTCCACCGGTTCTGCCGGCGCAGCTGCTACGCCGACGAGCACTACCTGCCCACGCTCCTCAACATCCGGCGGCCGGCGGCGGGGGCCAACCGGAGCCTGACGTGGGTCGACTGGTCCCACGGTGGTCCGCACCCCGCACGGTTCACGAGGATGGAGGTCACCGTCGACTTCCTCCGGTGGCTCAGGGGCGGCAGCACGTGCACGTACAACGGCAGGACCACCACCGTCTGCTTCCTTTTCGCCAGGAAGTTCCTGCCTAACTCACTCACCAGGTTCTTGAGATTCGCGCCCAAGGTGATGGGTTTCGGCTAAAACACTTGTCCATATATACACGGCGGAGGGGGCGGCCGACATCAACAATTGAATTGAGGCCTACAGTTTTTTTTAAGGACGGGATGGGATCGGACGTGATTATTTTGAGGAAACTCAACTCCATTCATTCAATCTTGTACAGTATAATTTAATCTTACTCTTTAGTTCAGTAGCCGCGTGTTCAAATTATTTTTGAATTCTTCTTTTGTAAAGACCGAAAATGGAGAAACCAACAAAAGCTCATCGTTGCTGTCAACGTCACTCTGTCAGTAATTGTCTTTCTTTCTATCACGGCTGCAGTTCTTATTTATAGCTGCTTGGCTGTTGCTCCTGCTTGAAAAGGGCAGCGAACCAGCTTCTCGATGATTCTTTTGGCAACCACTACAAGCTTCATACAAGATTTGCTTGCACACCAGTCGTTGCTTTCTTTTGTTTTACTTTTTCTCCAACTATTTCTCTATTTAGTTTCTCCTTACATTTTAACTAAGTTAGTTAAACTTTTAAAACAGTTTcgtagttttttttaaaaaatactaCAATAGTTATAATACAATAATATACATTGTTATCAAGTAACTAAATTTTAAAAAAGTTAATTTCGTAGTTAAATGCACTGATAAACAAAGGGCGGAGAATATAGCTCCCCTATTTCACAGGAGGTCGGTGACCGGGAGCGAGGGGGAGTGAACGCGTCAGGGAGCCATTGGAGTTCCCACTCAGCCACATAGATTATTAATCTTTATTTGATCGACACTTCCTCTTTATTCCTTTATAAAGTGCATAAACATATAGAGATTTAAACTTTAAATTTTTGACCACTAGTTTAGCTTATAATTTTTAACTATTATAACATTAATTTGATATGATTAGATTTACAATCAAATATACTATCCAATTACCGTAGATTTATAAACataaataatataaaataaaaaTAGTTAAAATATAATTTAAGAGGCCGTACCTTGTTAAAGCTATGTATTAAAAAGAAAGGAAAAGTCCAAAAATACTCCCTTCACCTATGGACAATATTCACAAAACCCCATAAAGTATTTTTAGTTAGTTTTACCCCACTTCTTTGATTTGGTTCAATTTATCCCTTAACAAAAGTTAGTTCCAATTTTATTGGTTAGTAGCTAATATCACAATCTAGCTTAGAAAAATATATTGTGATTTTTTATAATTATTTCGATAGGTTAGAGATCAAATAAGATAATAACTTTAATGATACAAAACTAAATATGAAATAGCGATGAAAAATTCTTAACATGTTTTTTTAACATAAGTTATGATGTGTTCAATCATTTTagaaaacatgaacttgaaattCATCTTTTACATGGAGAAAAAAATGACCAATCTTCCCTAATAAGATTTTTCTTTTTTTCGTTTCTCCATATACAAGTTGAATTTAAAATTCATATTTTCTGAGGTTATCGAAGACATCATAAATTATATTTGGAAAATATGATAAGATTTTTTCATCATTATGTTATATTTAGTTTGTATTATTAAATTTATTATCTTATCTCATCCCTAATCTatcaaaataattataaaaatCATAATACATTTTTTAGGATAAATTATGTTATAAGCTATTAACCACTAAAATTTAAATTGAAAACTCTATTTTttacataaataaataaaaatgacAAATTTTGTTAAGAGATAAAATGAAAAGGCACTTTAGGAGGTAATATAAACAATTAAACATTGTCCATGAGTGAGGGGAGTAATTTGGACTTTAAAAAAAACCGAGGTAGGATCATAGAGTTTTTCGTTTGAGGATGATGTGTAGCATTCCAAATGAAAGAGGTGCAACAGTACGTGGCTAAAATGTCATCTGTCAATCTTTATACATTATACATACCTCTTTAGTCGGTGTTGTACATGTATTGTGGAACATTGTTGTATAGACAGTAATTAACGTCCACAACTATCGGGAAAAAGAATAAAAATAGTTATATTTCTACTTTTTTTTTGCGAGAGTTGCGTTTCTACTAATTGTCAATCCATGACGTGCAAAGTGGTTATGTGTGCTGTACGTGCAGAGATTCTTGTGCCGTCTCCAGAATGGTATGGCGAAACACAGACACCTACACTGGTGGCAGGGCTTCGTCAGCCGGCGGTTCCCTAGCGTCAGCTGTCGGCGCGGGAGCCGCTTTGGCACCAACCCTCCGCGGTGGCGGCAAGAGGCTGCACCGGCACACGGGGCAAGTCGGGTGCGAGTGCAGCCACATGTCGATGCACTCGACGTGGAACAGGTGCTTGCACGGCGGCAGCTGCCGCACCATCTCGCCAGCCTGGACGTCCTCGAGGCACACGGAGCACATCTCGCCGCCCGCCTTCGTCCCGGACTCGAGGTCGCCGGCGCCTCCAAGGCTAATAAGCTCGTAGGCGAAGGTCGGCAGCGCAttgaccgcggccttcggcagGCCGCCGAACCGGCGCCGCGTCCTCGGTGCGGCCACCGCTGCTGCATGTGCATCCGCGGCCTCGCTCTCGGCGCTCGCGCCGTCGCTGCTGGGCCCCCGTGCGAGGCAGCCGGCGACGCCGAAGGCGACCAGGGCCAGCCCGCCGAACGTGAACGCCATCCAGACGCTGACGGAGACGGCCAGCGCGCAGAACAGGAGCAGCGCCACCGCGCACGCTGCGATGCCGTAGCACGCGCGGTTTCCGCCAGCCCCACCGTCGCTGCCGCGGGACCTCGCGGAGAGCAGGGTCGGCATGGCCAGCAAACTTGGCTTGATGTTGTTGAGATAGGTAGGCACACGCGTGTCCTGTGCCTCCTCTGCTCTGACTCCGTATGATGGGCTTGTCGCTTGCCGCAGGTTGCCGAGTGCCGACTGCGATGCACAAGTTTGCCGTGCCGGGTAGCGCGCGGCGGCAAGAAATTAATAGGTATCGCTGGGGGCTGGAGCTCGTCGAGTGGATTAGTAGCGCGCGGCGTGGCATTCTACTGTGGAGAGCGCCGGCCGCGCGGCAGAGAAATACGGTGGTTGTTTGACGGGAGAAAGAGGATTGAGGCGTCAA is a genomic window of Zea mays cultivar B73 chromosome 5, Zm-B73-REFERENCE-NAM-5.0, whole genome shotgun sequence containing:
- the LOC107326008 gene encoding uncharacterized protein LOC107326008; translation: MPTLLSARSRGSDGGAGGNRACYGIAACAVALLLFCALAVSVSVWMAFTFGGLALVAFGVAGCLARGPSSDGASAESEAADAHAAAVAAPRTRRRFGGLPKAAVNALPTFAYELISLGGAGDLESGTKAGGEMCSVCLEDVQAGEMVRQLPPCKHLFHVECIDMWLHSHPTCPVCRCSLLPPPRRVGAKAAPAPTADAREPPADEALPPV